In Candidatus Firestonebacteria bacterium RIFOXYD2_FULL_39_29, the genomic stretch ATTAAGCGCAAGTTTACTGGCAAAAATATTTATAGTGCCAAGAAATAAAGTGCTGATACTTGACAAAATAGGTTCAGAAGTCTGGAAACTTTGCGACGGAAAAAATAAACTGGTTGATATTATAAAGCAGCTGTCAAAGAACCACAAGCTTTCGCAGTATGAAGCTGAAGTATCGCTTATGGAATACTTCAAGATACTTGCTAAAAGAGGCATTATAGGACTAGAGGTTTCAAAAAAAGACGTAGAAAAAGGATAATTATATGGAAGATAAGAAAATAGGAAAACAGATAAGCCTTCCTCTGAAAGATGCCATAAAAATAAGTTTTAATGGTATCAGAATGAGGGCGGGAAGGTCCTCTATAACTACGGCCGGGATACTCTTGGGTATTGCATTTCTGGTAAGCATGCTGGTCAGTTCTGCATTGACAACTTCGCTTTCCCTGGAACCGGATCCGGATATGAAGGTTAAACAATTATGGCTGGTCACGATTTCCCTGCTTGTTTCTGTCCTAGGCATAGCAAATGCCATGCTTATGTCTGTTACGGAGAGATATAAAGAAATAGGTACAATGAAATGTCTGGGGGCGCTTAATAAGTTCATAATAGAGCTTTTTATTCTTGAGGCTTTATTCCAGGGTTTGCTGGGTTCGCTGTTGGGTTGTATAGTCGGGACTATAAGTATGACTGCGGTATTTGTTTTCACAAAAGGGATGAAAGTATTTTTGAATTATCCGATTCTCCCCGTGTTGCTTTATAATATCGGAGCGGTATTAATAGGAGTGGTGCTGGCAATAATAGGGGCCATTTACCCTGCCATTAAGGCGGCAAAGATGGAACCTGTAGAAGCAATGAGAGCGGAGGTTTGAGATGGTCTATGAAAGTGTGGTAAGAGCTAAGAACGTGGAAAAAGTATTCAAGATGGGGAACATGGAAGTACAGGCCTTAAGGGGCATAAGTCTTGAAATACAAAAAGGCGAGTATATTTCTATCATGGGTCCTTCAGGAAGCGGCAAGTCAACACTTTTTAATATGATAGGGGGACTTGATAAGCCGACGCAGGGCAGGATCTTTATTGATGAAGTGGACGTTGCCCAACTTGATGCATATGAACTGGCATGGCTCAGGTGCAGAAAGATAGGCTATATTTTTCAGACCTTTAATTTGATCCCGGTCATGACGGCTGCTGAAAATGTCATGTTGCCGATGGTTTTTGCCGGCCTAACGCATGATGAAGCACTTGAAAAAAGCAGTGAACTTCTGGCGATCGTAGGTCTTGAAGGAAGGATGGGGCATAAACCTTCCGAGCTATCCGGCGGTCAGCAGCAAAGAGTAGCAATAGCAAGAGCGCTGGCTAATGATCCGTCAATTATTCTTGCGGATGAGCCGACCGGCAATCTTGATTTAAGAACCGGTAAGGATATTATTGAACTCTTAAAGTCCCTAAACAAAAAGAAACAGGTTACCATAATCAGCGCTACACATGATCTTAAAATGCTTGACGTTTCAGACCGGATCTTCTGGATAAGGGACGGTCAGGTAGAAAAAGTCGAAGAAAGGAGCGATATCAAACTCGAGGTTGGTACAATGGAAGGTGAAGAATAATGACTGATTTTTCCGTGATTGAAAGACGTCGTTTTGTACGTGTTTCAACAGAAAGGCATCTGAAGTTTAAAATTATCTCCGAGAAAAAAGACGTAATATTCGAATGGGTGGAAGCTCTTACAAAAAGCCTGAGTCTTGGCGGGCTTATGATAGAAGTAAATAATCTTGAGGAAAATTTAAAACAATTTCTTACGGAAAAAAATGTCACCCTGGAAATACAGCTTTCACTGCCCGGGGATAAAGACATCCAGCTTCAGGGAAAACCTGTGTTTTTAAACCTTTTGGGGAAGATCAGTTGGGGTACAAAGACAAAAACTTCTAACTTTATTGGTGTTGAATTTTTAGGCCTCTCCCAGGAAGCAGAGCAAGCCTTGAAGGCGTTCATGATAAAAGAATACCTTAAAAAGTATAAATCTGTTTAAAAAGTTTAATAATATTTGACTTGTACTATGCGGGGCTCTTTAATTACTCCCTTGAGTAAGAAACAACTATGTTCCTGCCTGATTCCTTTCCTTTATAAAGTGCTTTGTCAGAAAACGCTATAAGTTCCTGTCCGTCGATCGGTTTGTCGGTCGGAAAGGAAGCCACTCCCACGGAGATGGTAACCGGTCTTGAAGGCTTTCCGTCTGCGTCTACAAAATTTGTTTTTTCTATTTTACTGCGAACCCTTTCAGCGAACTTTAATGCATTCTCTTTGGTTGTTTCCGTGAGAACTATAACAAACTCTTCACCGCCGTATCTGCATACAAAATCAGTGGGCCTGCTGCTTTCGTTAAGTACTCCTGCGACTGCTTTAAGAGCGATATTTCCGGACTGGTGTCCGAAGGTATCGTTGTATGATTTGAACTTGTCTATATCAAACATAAGCAGGGACAGGTCATGTGTGTATCTTGAAGCCCTCATGAATTCCTCGGACATCTTGCTCTTGAAGTATCTGAAATTGTACAGCCCTGTAAGCTCGTCTCTTACCGAGAGCTCACGGGTTTTTTCAAGTAGTGTGGCATTTTGAACCAGAATCGCAGCTTGAGAAGCAAAAGTTGTAAGCATTCTTAATTCTTTTCCCGTAAAATTGTAATTGGATTTTGTGAATACCCCGATAAAACCAATTGTTGTATCCCCCAGCTTAAGCGGAGAAACTAGAAGAGATGTAATCCCATTCTCGCATATCTGTATGTATTTGGAATACTCCGAGTGGCTGGAGGTCAGGTTGTTAATGAGTAACGAATGGTTCTTTTTGATATTTTCTGTGATCTGACTGTCCAGCTTAAGTTCCTTTATCCCTTTTGTTATTATGATGGAGTTATCGCCGTAAATTTTCGGAAATACCTCTATAGTCGCTATTTCGACGCGGAGAGTTTCACGGAGGGATTCTGTTATCTGCTCCAGAACAACAGAGAGATTCGGATCTTTAACGAATTTTTCGGAAATATCCGTTATCTGTTCGAGTATTTTTGATTGCTGAAGGATATTCTCGTTTTGGAACAGGGTTTTCTCATACATTGTACTGAGTGTTTTAAATTCCAACTGCTTCTTTTTATTTTGGAAAAAAAGCAACAAAAAGAACACACCTAAAGATGCTATGATAATTAATTCTACAATGATATTTTCCATGTAAAAATTATATCACATTTCCTTTTGTTTTTCATGGTAAATTGTCAGGTTGTTAAGCCAAAGCAAGAATGCCTGCTTTTTAGAGTGATATAATCAGAACATTTCTATGTAATTCTTTTTGAATTGAAAAATACATGCTTTTGTGATATATTAGGCTTGTTGTTTTTCTGTTGAAAAAACTACATAAAAACTGAAAACTTTAAATGATTTAAATTCTGAAGGAGGATTTATTATGGCAAAGAAATATGTGTATTCCTTCGGCGGCGGTAAAGCCGACGGAAATGAGAAGATGAAGAATCTTCTCGGCGGCAAAGGTGCGAACCTTGCCGAAATGGCGGGACATCCGAAGCTGAAGCTTCCTGTTCCTCCCGGTTTCACACTCACCACAGACGTCTGCACGGCTTTCTATGCGAACAAGAAAAAATATCCGAAAGAACTGAACGCTGAGGTAAATGCGGCTATTTCAAAAGTAGAAAAAATAATGGGTAAGAAGTTCGGGGACGTAAAAGACCCGCTTCTCTTTTCGGTAAGATCCGGCGCCAGGAAATCCATGCCCGGCATGATGGAGACAGTCCTCAATGTAGGTTTAACCAGCGCGACCATTCCGGGAATGATCAAGCAGACCGGCGGCAACGACAGATTTGTTTATGATGCTTACAGACGTTTAATAATGATGTACTCCGATGTGGTTATGGAAAAAGCGGCAGGTATCGAACCTGAAGACGACCAGGGTATAAGAAAACAGCTGGAACATATAATGGCGGCGATGAAAAAAGCAAAAGGCGTCAAACTTGATACAGAGCTGGATGCAAAAGATTTGAAAACTCTTTGCGAGCAGTTCAAAAAGAAAGTAAAAGAAGTTCTCGGTAAAGAATTCCCGGACAATCATATGGAGCAGATGTGGGGAGGGATCAGTGCGGTGTTTTCTTCCTGGAACGGAAAACGTGCTATCTCTTACAGAAGGATTGAAAAGATCCCTGATGAATGGGGTACGGCAGTTAACGTACAAACCATGGTGTTTGGAAATATGGGTGATGATTCAGCGACCGGTGTTGCGTTCACGCGTAATCCGGGAACCGGAGAGAATTACTTCTACGGTGAGTACCTGATAAATGCTCAGGGTGAAGATGTTGTTGCCGGTATCAGAACTCCTGCTCCCGTCAATGAAAAAAGCAAATCTCATCAAAATGCAGATCATCTCTCCCTTGAAAAAGGAATGCCTAAACTCTACAAAGAGCTTTTTGCCATTCAGAAACGGTTAGAAAACCATTACAGAGATATGCAGGATATAGAATTTACAATCGAGAAAGGCGTTCTCTTCATGCTTCAGTGCCGTATCGGAAAAAGGAACGGACCTGCCGCGGTAAAAATGGCGACCGATATGTATAACGAAAAATTTATTACCGCCGAAGAAGCGGTAATGAGAGTAACACCTGCTCAGCTGGATGAGCTTCTTCATCCTATTGTTGATCCGAAAGCGGAGAAAGAAACAAAGCCTCTGGCTAAGGGACTTCCTGCCGGCCCGGGCGGTGCAGCAGGCCAGATAGTATTTTCTTCAAATGACGCAGTGGCAGCATTTGATAAAGGCAAAAAAGTAATTTTAGTAAGAGAAGAAACAAATCCGGAAGACATAGAAGGTATGAGAGCGGCCCAGGCAATTCTTACGGCCAGAGGCGGTATGACTTCACACGCCGCTCTTGTTGCGCGTGGCTGGGGAAAATGCTGTATAGTCGGCTGCGGTGATGTTCATATTGACCTTGCCAAGAAGACTGTAGTGATCGGCGGAAAGACCCTTAAAGAATGGGATTGGATAACTTTGAACGGCAGCAAAGGAAATGTTTACGACGGAAAACTTCCGATGGTGGATGCCAGCGAAGAAGGTTCCGTTCTCGGAGATTTCTTAAAGATCTGCGACAAATCAAGAAAGATGGGGATAAGGACGAATGCTGACACTCCTTCGGATGCGGCGAAAGCGAGATTCTT encodes the following:
- a CDS encoding ABC transporter, whose product is MVYESVVRAKNVEKVFKMGNMEVQALRGISLEIQKGEYISIMGPSGSGKSTLFNMIGGLDKPTQGRIFIDEVDVAQLDAYELAWLRCRKIGYIFQTFNLIPVMTAAENVMLPMVFAGLTHDEALEKSSELLAIVGLEGRMGHKPSELSGGQQQRVAIARALANDPSIILADEPTGNLDLRTGKDIIELLKSLNKKKQVTIISATHDLKMLDVSDRIFWIRDGQVEKVEERSDIKLEVGTMEGEE
- a CDS encoding pyruvate, phosphate dikinase gives rise to the protein MAKKYVYSFGGGKADGNEKMKNLLGGKGANLAEMAGHPKLKLPVPPGFTLTTDVCTAFYANKKKYPKELNAEVNAAISKVEKIMGKKFGDVKDPLLFSVRSGARKSMPGMMETVLNVGLTSATIPGMIKQTGGNDRFVYDAYRRLIMMYSDVVMEKAAGIEPEDDQGIRKQLEHIMAAMKKAKGVKLDTELDAKDLKTLCEQFKKKVKEVLGKEFPDNHMEQMWGGISAVFSSWNGKRAISYRRIEKIPDEWGTAVNVQTMVFGNMGDDSATGVAFTRNPGTGENYFYGEYLINAQGEDVVAGIRTPAPVNEKSKSHQNADHLSLEKGMPKLYKELFAIQKRLENHYRDMQDIEFTIEKGVLFMLQCRIGKRNGPAAVKMATDMYNEKFITAEEAVMRVTPAQLDELLHPIVDPKAEKETKPLAKGLPAGPGGAAGQIVFSSNDAVAAFDKGKKVILVREETNPEDIEGMRAAQAILTARGGMTSHAALVARGWGKCCIVGCGDVHIDLAKKTVVIGGKTLKEWDWITLNGSKGNVYDGKLPMVDASEEGSVLGDFLKICDKSRKMGIRTNADTPSDAAKARFFGAEGIGLFRIEHMFYGEGSDQSLFLLRKMIMSKSVEERKTALAELFPFMKSDIKATLNAMDGLPVTIRLIDPPLHEFVPHEKGKLEALASSLKIDMANLEKRADSLRESNPMMGHRGVRLGVTYPEITEMQARAIIEAAAELIKEGKKANPEIMIPVVCTVEEINDQIVIIKKVHDEVNKKFGKKVPLLIGTMIEIPRAALVAGKIAVSADFFSFGTNDLTQMSFGFSRDDIGGFLPEYVDKKILPCDPFQSIDEEGVGELISIGIERGRKTKKNLKIGICGEHGGDPDSIAFCYKKGMNYVSCSPFRVPIARLASARAAVEAKKK